Proteins encoded within one genomic window of Dehalococcoidia bacterium:
- a CDS encoding aminopeptidase, with amino-acid sequence MADLRLEKLADLLVGYSVAVRPGDKVAITGENVTTPLINAIYAKVLQAGGHPVVVARSMDTQELLYRYGSKEQIEYVHELQRVVTEKYDVRIVVLGGENSKALSRVPSEKMVWFDKSRTDLMKTMMRRTAAGEFRWVIAPYPTAAMAQDAEMSLSDYEDFVYKACMPDMKDPVGYWKKVSAEQERIVAWLKDKEKVHVIGKETDLHLSIAGRKFISCAGDKNVPDGEVFTGPVENSASGHVYFSYPAIEAGHEVTGVRLWFKEGKVVKATAEKNEDYLLKTLDTDEGSRFLGEFAIGTNEGIQQFTKEILFDEKIGGSFHMALGAGYPETGSKNESAIHWDMVCDLRQGGEIWVDGQLLYRNGKFAI; translated from the coding sequence ATGGCGGATTTGAGGCTGGAAAAACTGGCTGACCTGCTGGTGGGCTACTCTGTGGCGGTTAGGCCGGGCGATAAAGTGGCTATAACGGGGGAGAACGTCACCACGCCCCTCATCAACGCTATCTATGCCAAAGTATTGCAGGCGGGCGGGCATCCTGTAGTAGTAGCGCGTTCGATGGACACCCAGGAGCTTCTCTATCGCTACGGCTCGAAAGAGCAGATTGAATATGTGCACGAGCTGCAGCGCGTGGTTACTGAAAAATACGATGTGCGCATCGTCGTGCTCGGCGGCGAGAATAGCAAGGCGCTCAGCCGTGTGCCCTCGGAGAAGATGGTATGGTTTGACAAGAGCCGCACCGACCTGATGAAAACGATGATGCGGCGCACGGCCGCCGGGGAATTCCGCTGGGTAATCGCCCCATATCCCACCGCCGCCATGGCACAGGACGCAGAGATGAGTCTATCCGACTACGAGGATTTCGTCTATAAAGCCTGCATGCCGGATATGAAAGACCCTGTGGGCTACTGGAAGAAGGTGTCGGCGGAGCAGGAGCGCATCGTCGCCTGGCTCAAGGATAAGGAAAAGGTGCACGTCATCGGCAAAGAAACCGATTTACATCTGAGCATCGCCGGGCGCAAATTCATTAGCTGCGCCGGAGACAAAAACGTGCCCGACGGGGAAGTCTTTACTGGACCGGTGGAAAACAGCGCCAGCGGCCATGTTTATTTTTCATATCCCGCTATAGAAGCCGGACATGAGGTCACCGGCGTCCGTTTATGGTTCAAAGAGGGCAAGGTGGTCAAAGCCACGGCCGAGAAAAACGAGGATTACCTGCTGAAAACGCTGGATACCGACGAGGGTTCGCGGTTCCTGGGAGAGTTCGCCATCGGCACTAACGAGGGCATACAGCAGTTCACCAAGGAAATTCTCTTCGATGAAAAAATCGGCGGCAGCTTCCATATGGCGCTGGGGGCTGGTTACCCCGAGACTGGATCGAAGAATGAATCAGCCATTCACTGGGACATGGTGTGCGACCTGCGGCAGGGCGGCGAGATCTGGGTGGACGGGCAGCTTTTGTATCGCAATGGCAAGTTCGCCATCTAG
- the pstS gene encoding phosphate ABC transporter substrate-binding protein PstS, producing MVTGCTSTPTTITTATPAQAVSLDGAGATFPNPLYSLWFSKYFTLTGVKVNYQSVGSGAGITAITNGTVNFGASDGLLSDAQLKAAQDAYGSLVTIPMTAGAVALIYNISGVPTQQLKLAGDVLANIYLGTITKWNDPAITALNPGLTLPNATIAVVHRSDGSGTTNIFTNYLDKVSTLWHSQVGTANSVNWPAGIGASGNAGVAGSVQQTPNSIGYVELAYAIENKLAHAQLKNASGAYILPSVASATAVANGVTLPDNMRVMVTNSSDPAAYPIVGFTWILAYTNQTDKAKGTALVDMLWWAIHEGQADCAGLNYAQLSSAAVVKAEALVKSIKYQGQPLRTS from the coding sequence ATGGTAACCGGCTGTACCTCAACGCCGACTACAATAACGACCGCTACTCCTGCCCAGGCTGTTAGCCTTGACGGCGCAGGCGCTACCTTCCCCAACCCACTTTACAGCCTATGGTTCAGTAAATACTTTACTCTCACCGGAGTCAAGGTTAACTACCAGTCCGTAGGGTCTGGTGCCGGCATAACGGCTATTACCAATGGTACGGTCAACTTCGGGGCGTCCGACGGACTGCTGAGTGACGCCCAGCTAAAAGCGGCACAAGACGCCTACGGCTCGCTGGTAACCATCCCCATGACCGCAGGCGCAGTAGCCCTGATCTACAACATCTCGGGTGTTCCCACGCAACAACTTAAACTCGCCGGAGATGTGCTGGCCAATATCTATCTGGGCACTATCACGAAATGGAACGACCCGGCCATCACCGCGCTCAATCCGGGACTAACACTGCCCAATGCCACCATCGCCGTGGTACACCGCTCTGACGGTTCAGGTACCACCAATATTTTCACCAACTACCTGGACAAAGTAAGCACCCTGTGGCATAGCCAGGTGGGGACCGCTAATTCCGTGAACTGGCCGGCGGGTATTGGCGCTTCGGGAAACGCCGGCGTAGCCGGTTCAGTACAGCAGACACCTAACTCGATAGGCTACGTGGAGCTGGCTTATGCCATTGAGAACAAGCTGGCACATGCTCAACTCAAGAATGCCTCCGGCGCATATATACTCCCCAGCGTGGCCTCGGCCACCGCGGTTGCCAACGGAGTAACCCTGCCCGACAATATGCGTGTGATGGTCACCAATTCGTCGGACCCGGCAGCCTATCCCATCGTTGGTTTCACCTGGATACTGGCCTATACCAATCAAACGGATAAAGCCAAGGGTACCGCACTAGTGGACATGCTCTGGTGGGCTATCCACGAGGGACAGGCGGATTGCGCCGGCCTGAACTACGCCCAGCTTTCAAGCGCCGCTGTAGTCAAGGCTGAAGCCCTGGTTAAATCCATCAAATATCAGGGACAGCCCTTGCGCACGAGCTAA
- a CDS encoding cell division protein FtsZ: MVIGCGQCGGRIADEFALMNKKAHVQGGFDILTNVLAVNTDVADLSGLAYIKSDFQHRILIGNKKTGGHGVGKMNDVGADIARSDGDKVIEAIRLSAHLADTDAFLLIAGAAGGTGSGSISVLTHMIKERYLDKPVYNMVVLPFRYEEATEERSIYNVGTCLKSSYLAADAIFLVDNQRYLKKNAPIRNNLAKINRMVVKPFYNILCAGEETNPKFIGSKVLDAGDIIQTLSGWTVIGYGKAKTPRFEVNKLVDFREKSSETQHGVQAMDEALGDLSVKCNPTEAKKALYLLTTAPGQMNMDLINDLSSTLKTMATEAIIRTGDYPHGQGTDIEVTVILSELVNSRKVMDYFSRTIEYINHAKRRQSGVEYEQMGLGETFKDIPSLL; the protein is encoded by the coding sequence CTGGTTATCGGTTGTGGACAGTGTGGCGGCAGAATCGCTGACGAATTCGCTCTCATGAACAAGAAAGCCCACGTGCAGGGCGGCTTTGATATCCTTACCAACGTACTGGCGGTTAACACCGATGTGGCTGACCTCAGCGGTCTGGCATACATTAAATCCGACTTCCAGCACCGCATCCTCATAGGCAACAAGAAGACCGGCGGTCACGGCGTCGGCAAGATGAACGACGTGGGCGCCGACATCGCCCGCTCCGATGGCGACAAGGTCATCGAAGCCATCCGCCTCTCGGCCCACCTGGCGGACACGGACGCCTTCCTTCTCATCGCCGGCGCTGCTGGCGGCACAGGTTCAGGCTCCATCTCTGTGCTCACCCATATGATCAAGGAGCGTTATCTGGATAAGCCGGTCTATAACATGGTCGTCCTGCCTTTTAGATATGAAGAAGCTACTGAAGAACGCTCCATTTATAATGTCGGCACATGTCTCAAGTCATCTTACCTCGCGGCGGACGCCATTTTCCTGGTGGACAATCAGCGTTATCTAAAGAAGAATGCCCCCATCCGCAACAACCTGGCCAAGATAAATCGCATGGTGGTCAAGCCATTCTACAACATCCTTTGCGCCGGCGAGGAAACCAACCCCAAGTTTATCGGCAGCAAAGTGCTAGACGCCGGAGACATAATCCAGACCCTTTCCGGCTGGACTGTCATCGGCTATGGCAAGGCAAAAACCCCCAGGTTCGAAGTCAACAAACTGGTGGACTTCCGCGAGAAAAGCTCCGAGACGCAGCACGGTGTTCAGGCCATGGATGAAGCGCTGGGCGACCTCTCGGTCAAGTGCAATCCTACCGAGGCCAAAAAAGCTCTCTACCTGTTGACCACCGCTCCCGGCCAGATGAATATGGACCTCATCAACGACCTATCATCTACGCTGAAAACGATGGCGACCGAGGCCATCATCCGCACCGGCGACTACCCGCACGGCCAGGGCACGGATATCGAAGTCACCGTCATCCTCTCCGAGCTGGTCAACTCGCGCAAGGTGATGGACTATTTCAGCCGCACCATCGAATACATCAACCACGCCAAGCGGCGCCAGAGCGGCGTGGAGTACGAGCAGATGGGACTCGGTGAGACGTTCAAAGACATCCCCAGTCTGCTATAA
- a CDS encoding arsenic-transporting ATPase: protein MLKDYVLPSKKGVTRFLFFSGKGGVGKSTMSCGTAVWLAGQGYKTLLVTTDPAPNLSDIFAQNIGHKVTAIDKVSNLWAIEINPDIASEEHRERAIAPVRDILDDKQLHIIMEQMKSPCVEEVAAFDKFIEFMDDPQYDVVIFDTAPTGHTIRLLELPSGWTKEISKGGSTCIGPSSSLQGAKLKYGKAIAYLQDSAQTSFIFVLKAENLSILVTRRSQQELGALGIKINLLIVNGLYPAEACTDAFFKKKLAEQEHHMALIEEEFKSIEKMRFPLMPSELNGFKLLEAIGRYLYEDTAQAIQFEDSSHQKSAGVSLRYDREKIYSLLSPAPGEKTRYVFITGKGGVGKSTVACMTALHMAEKGFKTFILTTDPASHLEAIFGQKVGHEPSAISGEPNLYAARIDQRKALEEYRQRILEAVKDLGDEVKTSVEEDLNSPCAEEMAAFERFMAYLVPGPYQIVIFDTAPTGHTLRLLELPSDWHGYIDLGSLTKKTSDGTIQEYDTVIATMRDPRKSTFAFVMYPEFTPIVEAWRASEDLKAQVGIHTNLAVINMLIPRDCGNNAFFDSRRRQQEKYMPLLKEKFPVPLLGIPLFDHEPEGLKDIRALASEVFDTRGGVDKT, encoded by the coding sequence ATGTTAAAAGATTACGTTCTCCCGTCTAAAAAAGGCGTAACCAGGTTCCTCTTTTTCTCAGGCAAAGGCGGCGTTGGGAAAAGCACCATGAGCTGCGGCACAGCCGTCTGGCTGGCAGGCCAGGGGTATAAAACACTTCTGGTAACCACCGACCCCGCGCCCAACCTCAGCGACATCTTCGCGCAAAACATCGGCCACAAGGTCACTGCCATTGATAAAGTATCTAACCTCTGGGCTATCGAAATCAACCCCGATATCGCATCTGAGGAGCATCGCGAAAGGGCTATCGCTCCGGTGCGGGACATCCTTGACGATAAGCAACTTCATATCATTATGGAACAGATGAAAAGTCCCTGCGTCGAAGAGGTGGCGGCTTTCGACAAGTTCATAGAGTTCATGGACGACCCCCAGTATGACGTGGTTATATTCGACACGGCGCCCACCGGGCACACCATCCGCTTGCTGGAGCTCCCCAGCGGCTGGACTAAGGAAATCTCAAAAGGGGGTTCCACGTGCATCGGCCCCAGTTCTTCACTGCAGGGAGCCAAGCTAAAATACGGAAAGGCCATTGCCTATCTCCAGGATAGCGCACAAACCTCTTTTATTTTCGTTTTGAAGGCAGAAAATCTCTCTATACTTGTAACCAGGCGCAGCCAACAGGAACTGGGCGCTCTGGGAATCAAGATTAATCTCCTGATTGTTAACGGTCTTTACCCCGCGGAGGCCTGCACCGACGCTTTCTTTAAAAAGAAGCTGGCCGAACAGGAGCATCACATGGCGCTCATCGAAGAGGAATTCAAGAGTATCGAAAAGATGCGGTTCCCTCTGATGCCATCGGAACTTAACGGCTTCAAGTTGTTGGAAGCGATCGGGCGGTACCTTTACGAGGACACTGCCCAAGCCATTCAGTTTGAAGATTCTTCGCATCAGAAATCCGCCGGCGTGTCTTTGCGTTACGACCGCGAAAAGATATACTCTCTGCTGTCTCCAGCACCTGGCGAGAAGACCAGGTACGTTTTCATTACCGGCAAGGGCGGAGTGGGCAAGAGTACAGTCGCATGCATGACCGCGCTGCACATGGCGGAAAAGGGATTTAAAACATTCATCCTGACCACAGATCCGGCATCCCATCTCGAAGCCATTTTCGGGCAGAAAGTCGGGCATGAGCCCTCGGCCATCAGCGGCGAACCCAACCTGTATGCCGCTCGTATAGACCAAAGGAAAGCTCTGGAAGAATACCGCCAGCGTATCCTTGAAGCCGTGAAAGACCTGGGTGATGAAGTAAAAACCTCCGTGGAAGAGGACCTCAATTCTCCCTGCGCCGAGGAAATGGCGGCTTTCGAGCGTTTTATGGCCTACCTGGTGCCGGGCCCTTATCAGATAGTCATCTTCGATACCGCTCCCACCGGACATACTCTCAGGTTGCTGGAACTGCCTTCCGACTGGCACGGCTATATCGACCTCGGTTCCCTCACCAAGAAAACCTCGGATGGTACCATCCAGGAATACGACACCGTGATCGCCACCATGCGCGACCCGCGTAAAAGTACTTTCGCTTTCGTCATGTACCCCGAATTTACCCCCATTGTCGAGGCATGGAGAGCCTCGGAAGACCTGAAGGCGCAGGTCGGCATCCATACAAATCTGGCGGTCATAAACATGTTGATTCCCCGGGATTGCGGCAACAACGCCTTTTTCGACAGCCGCCGCAGACAGCAGGAGAAATATATGCCACTGCTTAAAGAGAAATTCCCTGTGCCGTTGCTGGGGATACCCCTTTTC
- the arsB gene encoding arsenical-resistance protein produces MAMGFGILLGQIAPGVTDAITSLQVGAISIPIAIGLILMMYPPLTRVNYDQLPKVLKNPKLLGFSLVQNWIVGPLVMFGLAVLFLRDKPEYMVGLILVGLARCIAMVIVWNDLAKGDRELAVGMVAFNALFQMLFYAVYIFVFIAFLLPRLGLTDEISVSISIAESARVVFIFLGIPLIAGVISRYGLIKARGREWFEKSFVPKICYLTPAALLFTIIVMFSLKGENIIALPLDVARIALPLALYFGLMWFVTFFIARRMGTTYPQTTAVSFTAASNDFELAIAVAIAIFGLHSSEAFATVIGPLIEVPSLIILVNVALYFKRKYFLEQPVSTAKQ; encoded by the coding sequence ATGGCCATGGGTTTCGGCATCCTGCTGGGGCAGATTGCCCCGGGAGTGACCGATGCCATTACCTCGCTCCAGGTCGGTGCCATCTCTATTCCTATAGCTATAGGCCTTATCCTGATGATGTACCCGCCGCTCACCAGAGTGAACTACGACCAGCTGCCTAAGGTGCTTAAGAACCCGAAACTGCTTGGCTTTTCGCTGGTGCAGAACTGGATAGTCGGACCACTCGTGATGTTCGGCCTGGCCGTTCTGTTTTTGCGCGATAAGCCTGAATATATGGTCGGCCTCATTCTGGTGGGACTCGCCCGTTGTATCGCTATGGTCATCGTCTGGAATGACCTGGCCAAGGGCGACCGGGAGCTGGCGGTAGGTATGGTCGCCTTCAACGCGCTTTTTCAGATGCTCTTCTACGCTGTTTACATCTTCGTTTTTATCGCTTTTCTTCTTCCCAGGCTGGGGCTGACGGACGAAATATCGGTTAGCATCTCCATCGCCGAATCAGCCAGAGTTGTGTTCATATTCCTGGGTATACCGCTGATTGCAGGTGTTATCAGCCGCTACGGCTTGATTAAAGCCAGAGGCCGGGAATGGTTTGAGAAATCCTTCGTCCCCAAAATCTGCTACCTCACCCCGGCGGCGCTGCTCTTTACTATCATCGTCATGTTCTCACTGAAAGGCGAGAATATCATCGCGCTGCCGCTGGATGTGGCGCGTATCGCCCTGCCGCTCGCATTGTACTTTGGTCTAATGTGGTTTGTTACCTTCTTCATCGCCCGCAGGATGGGTACCACCTATCCGCAGACTACAGCCGTATCCTTTACCGCCGCATCTAACGACTTCGAACTAGCCATCGCTGTCGCCATCGCTATTTTTGGCCTGCACTCCAGTGAAGCCTTTGCCACCGTTATCGGGCCCCTCATCGAAGTACCGTCGCTCATCATCTTGGTCAACGTGGCGTTGTACTTCAAGCGGAAATACTTCCTGGAGCAGCCTGTCTCCACGGCCAAGCAATAG
- a CDS encoding DNA-binding response regulator: protein MADESPKPAKVLVVEDDQTLSGVIKYNLSKEGYKVLSAADGAKALEVARSEKPDIILLDLMLPKLDGLEVCRILRQESSIPILMLTAKSEEVDRVVGLELGADDYMVKPFGIRELMARVRAMLRRRQMLNQESSASRDGVTIIKADSIEMDETRHSVLLKGKPLELTPKEFDLLAFLVKNSGQVFKREQLLDRVWGYDYAGDTRTVDVHISWLRQKIENDSQHPQHLITLRGVGYKFEE, encoded by the coding sequence ATGGCTGATGAATCCCCGAAACCCGCCAAAGTCCTAGTGGTGGAAGACGACCAGACACTCTCCGGTGTCATCAAGTACAATCTCTCCAAAGAAGGCTATAAAGTGCTCAGCGCCGCTGACGGAGCTAAGGCTCTGGAAGTCGCCAGGAGCGAGAAACCGGATATCATACTTCTAGACCTGATGCTGCCCAAGCTAGACGGCCTAGAAGTCTGCCGTATTTTGCGCCAGGAAAGCAGCATACCCATACTCATGCTGACTGCCAAAAGCGAAGAAGTAGATCGCGTAGTAGGGCTGGAACTGGGCGCTGATGACTACATGGTTAAACCGTTCGGCATACGAGAACTGATGGCACGAGTACGCGCCATGCTGCGTCGCCGCCAGATGCTAAACCAGGAATCCAGCGCCTCCCGGGATGGAGTCACTATAATCAAAGCCGATTCTATCGAGATGGACGAGACCCGCCATTCTGTACTCCTAAAAGGAAAACCACTCGAGCTCACTCCCAAGGAATTCGACCTGCTGGCTTTTCTGGTAAAGAACAGCGGCCAGGTATTCAAGCGCGAACAGTTGCTGGATAGGGTATGGGGCTATGATTACGCTGGAGATACTCGCACCGTTGATGTTCATATAAGCTGGCTGAGGCAGAAAATCGAGAATGACTCCCAGCACCCGCAGCATCTCATCACGCTGAGGGGAGTGGGTTACAAGTTTGAAGAATAG
- a CDS encoding methylglyoxal synthase — protein MGKLTLALIAHDGKKEEMVKLAREHKENLAKLALVATRSTGQLVREGTGLAITLVNSGPLGGDQQIGAMVASGVVKAVIFLRDPLTAQPHEPDIAALMRVCDVHNVPLATNMVTAEAVMHLLFEHPEVLDEPQIEATLNNGSALHLRK, from the coding sequence ATGGGAAAACTTACACTGGCTTTGATAGCCCACGACGGCAAAAAAGAAGAAATGGTCAAGCTGGCGCGTGAGCATAAAGAAAATCTGGCAAAGTTAGCCCTGGTGGCGACACGCAGCACAGGGCAGCTGGTACGGGAAGGTACCGGCCTTGCCATAACGCTGGTCAATAGCGGCCCGCTGGGAGGAGACCAGCAGATTGGGGCTATGGTGGCGAGCGGTGTTGTGAAGGCGGTCATATTCCTGCGGGACCCGCTGACCGCGCAGCCGCACGAACCGGACATCGCGGCCTTGATGAGGGTATGCGACGTGCACAATGTGCCCCTGGCAACCAACATGGTAACCGCCGAAGCGGTGATGCACCTGCTGTTCGAACATCCCGAGGTCCTGGATGAACCTCAGATAGAGGCTACCCTCAATAACGGGTCAGCGCTCCATCTTAGAAAGTAA
- the pstC gene encoding phosphate ABC transporter permease subunit PstC has translation MMLKNRTSGVLRIGNRAFTQVTLICAFIIVAILVNILVVLTLQAWPAIREFGAPFLSSSTWDPVKNEYGALPAIYGTLISSLLALVIAVPLSIGAAIFLVELSPAWIRGPASFIIEMLAAIPSVIIGLWGLFVLVPFVRSPIESWLGTHLGSLSFFQGPPFGFGFLAAAIILAIMIIPIITAMSRDVLRAVPSTQREAMLALGATRWETISRAVLPYGRSGLVGAVLLGLSRALGETMAVTMVIGNGNKITASLFSPGTTIPSKIANEFGEASGIGLSSLIELALILFVITLLVNVIARLLVWRLTAGKMARE, from the coding sequence ATGATGCTGAAAAATAGAACCAGCGGTGTATTGCGCATCGGTAACCGGGCTTTCACTCAGGTTACCCTGATTTGCGCTTTTATTATCGTAGCTATCCTGGTTAACATTCTGGTGGTACTGACGCTACAAGCATGGCCGGCTATACGGGAGTTCGGAGCGCCATTTTTGAGCAGTTCCACCTGGGACCCCGTTAAAAATGAGTATGGAGCATTGCCTGCCATATACGGGACCCTGATAAGTTCACTCCTGGCTCTGGTCATTGCAGTTCCCCTGAGTATAGGGGCGGCCATCTTTCTGGTGGAACTTTCTCCCGCATGGATACGCGGACCAGCTTCGTTTATCATCGAGATGCTGGCAGCCATACCCAGTGTGATAATCGGGCTTTGGGGGCTCTTCGTGCTGGTGCCCTTCGTGAGGAGTCCCATTGAAAGCTGGCTGGGGACACACTTGGGGAGTCTTTCGTTTTTCCAGGGGCCGCCTTTCGGTTTCGGATTTCTGGCCGCCGCCATAATACTGGCGATCATGATCATTCCAATAATCACTGCCATGAGCCGCGACGTTTTGCGGGCCGTTCCATCCACACAGAGAGAAGCCATGCTCGCGCTTGGGGCTACTCGGTGGGAAACCATATCGCGGGCGGTGCTGCCCTATGGACGGTCCGGTTTGGTTGGGGCCGTACTGCTCGGACTGAGCCGCGCCCTCGGTGAGACTATGGCGGTTACCATGGTAATAGGCAATGGCAACAAAATAACCGCGTCTCTGTTTTCGCCTGGTACCACGATCCCCAGCAAAATAGCTAATGAGTTCGGTGAGGCTTCAGGGATCGGTCTTTCCAGTCTAATAGAACTGGCTTTAATATTATTCGTCATTACGCTGCTGGTAAACGTGATCGCCCGCCTCTTGGTATGGCGATTGACTGCAGGGAAAATGGCGAGAGAATGA
- the recN gene encoding DNA repair protein RecN translates to MFKEKRLLAELKVKSLGIIDELTWCLAGGFNVITGETGAGKSLVIDAIEALLDGRLEEESIRYGADSSRIEAVFFIAKNPLWPRLRELLEEKGIAVEEDDLVMSCEFRRQGRSVIRINGSAVTRGLLREIGRLLVDIHGQSEHLSLFDKKHHLDYLDAYAHCTDKRIEFGESASRLYALKDELAKLKQAVAERVHRQEILRYQNDEITRAKLKDGEEDELERKRRVISSCEKLKALAYEAYQALNGDDGVGPVALSRLNEAIRSMQSLVALDPSLKTQADTLESALAGIEETARDIRSYEERLEYDPRELEEIEGRLELIHTIKKKYGTSVAQVLEHQKNIDSELARLESATEDEARLENDITRLKEELGRQAVLLSLARKKAAAKFEKDVEEELGELNMSQVRFEVAIRQADDEGGIPFDKGRCVAFTRDGADEVEFMVSTNPGEPLKPLAAIASTGEVSRFTLAIKMVLAEADHTPVLVFDEIDIGVGGRSGDVIGKKLWSLARHHQIICVTHLPQIAVFADAHFSVNKENEGERTTSNLAVLEVDNRIKELASMLGGVSRSETSVKNAVEMVQKSENWKKTQTS, encoded by the coding sequence ATTTTCAAGGAGAAACGCTTGCTGGCCGAACTCAAAGTCAAGTCCCTTGGCATCATCGATGAACTCACCTGGTGTCTGGCTGGCGGTTTCAATGTCATCACCGGTGAAACGGGCGCCGGCAAGTCGCTGGTTATCGATGCCATTGAAGCGCTATTGGATGGGCGCTTGGAGGAAGAAAGTATCCGCTACGGCGCCGACAGCTCGCGTATCGAAGCTGTATTTTTTATCGCTAAAAACCCACTCTGGCCCCGGCTGAGAGAACTGCTGGAAGAAAAGGGCATAGCCGTCGAAGAGGACGACCTGGTGATGAGCTGCGAGTTCCGCCGCCAGGGGCGCAGCGTTATACGCATCAACGGCAGCGCCGTCACGCGTGGCCTGTTGCGCGAAATCGGCAGGCTGCTGGTGGATATTCACGGACAGAGCGAGCACCTTTCTCTATTCGACAAAAAGCATCACCTGGACTATCTGGACGCCTACGCGCACTGCACGGATAAAAGAATAGAATTCGGGGAAAGTGCCTCACGGCTGTACGCACTGAAAGACGAGTTGGCCAAGTTGAAACAGGCCGTAGCCGAGCGCGTCCACCGCCAGGAGATACTGCGCTACCAGAACGACGAGATTACCAGAGCGAAGCTAAAGGATGGCGAAGAAGATGAACTGGAACGGAAACGCCGCGTCATATCGTCCTGCGAAAAACTGAAGGCGCTGGCCTATGAGGCTTACCAGGCGCTTAACGGCGACGACGGCGTGGGCCCGGTAGCCCTCTCCCGTCTCAACGAGGCCATACGCTCCATGCAATCCCTGGTGGCGCTCGATCCCTCTCTAAAGACACAGGCGGATACCCTTGAGAGCGCGTTGGCCGGCATCGAAGAGACCGCCCGCGATATCCGTTCCTACGAAGAGAGGCTGGAATATGACCCGCGCGAACTGGAAGAGATTGAGGGACGGCTGGAACTCATCCACACAATCAAAAAGAAATACGGCACGAGTGTGGCGCAGGTGCTGGAACACCAGAAGAACATTGACTCGGAGCTAGCCCGCCTCGAATCTGCAACAGAGGATGAGGCTCGACTGGAGAATGACATAACCAGACTTAAGGAGGAGTTAGGCCGACAGGCAGTACTCCTCTCCCTTGCCCGCAAGAAAGCAGCGGCCAAATTCGAGAAAGACGTCGAAGAAGAGCTGGGCGAACTCAACATGTCCCAGGTACGCTTCGAGGTCGCCATCCGGCAAGCGGACGACGAAGGCGGCATCCCTTTTGACAAGGGACGATGCGTGGCATTCACCAGGGACGGCGCGGATGAGGTGGAGTTCATGGTATCCACCAATCCGGGTGAACCCCTCAAACCTCTGGCCGCGATTGCCTCCACCGGTGAGGTTTCACGTTTTACTCTGGCTATCAAGATGGTACTGGCCGAGGCTGACCACACGCCTGTGCTGGTCTTCGATGAAATTGATATCGGGGTGGGCGGGCGTAGCGGCGATGTGATAGGCAAAAAGCTGTGGAGTCTGGCGCGTCATCACCAGATTATCTGCGTCACCCACCTGCCGCAGATAGCGGTGTTTGCCGATGCACACTTCTCGGTGAACAAAGAGAACGAAGGCGAGAGAACCACCAGCAATTTAGCCGTCCTTGAGGTGGATAATCGTATCAAGGAACTGGCTTCCATGCTGGGAGGGGTTTCGCGCAGCGAAACGTCAGTAAAAAACGCCGTTGAGATGGTTCAAAAATCCGAAAACTGGAAAAAGACTCAAACTAGCTGA